Part of the Candidatus Rokuibacteriota bacterium genome, GCCATCAGCGGCTCCTTCGATGGAACAGCCGCTGGGCCAGGCCGACGATCCCCTGCGGCGCCAGCATGACGAAGGCCACCAGCACGATGCCCACGATGAGGAGGTTCAGCTCCGAGGCGATCGTGACGGTGGCCACCTGCTGGGCGGTACCCAGCAGGACGGCCCCGATGATGGGGCCGACCCACGTCGTCGTCCCGCCGATCATCGGCATTGCCAGGCTGTTGACCGCGTAGTCGAGGCTGAACACCGACCCCGGCTCGACGAGGGTCACGTAGTAGGGGAACGGCGTCCCCGCCACCCCCATCAGA contains:
- a CDS encoding branched-chain amino acid ABC transporter permease, coding for LMGVAGTPFPYYVTLVEPGSVFSLDYAVNSLAMPMIGGTTTWVGPIIGAVLLGTAQQVATVTIASELNLLIVGIVLVAFVMLAPQGIVGLAQRLFHRRSR